A part of Phoenix dactylifera cultivar Barhee BC4 chromosome 2, palm_55x_up_171113_PBpolish2nd_filt_p, whole genome shotgun sequence genomic DNA contains:
- the LOC103712096 gene encoding thioredoxin M1, chloroplastic-like: MATTVLDSLTVPRPRRGFPPASAPRGAAQAAAAAAAAAAFSPLGRRGAGILPEFKGLRIAAHPLNAAASTNRASGSRVVRRRAVVCEAQETTIQVPDVTKTTWQSLVMECDIPVLVEFWASWCGPCRMIDPVIGKLSKAYEGKLKCYKLNTDENPDIATQYGIRSIPTMMIFQNGEKKDAVIGAVPESTLIMCIEKFIVR, translated from the exons ATGGCCACCACCGTCCTCGATTCGCTGACGGTTCCCCGTCCTCGTCGCGGTTTCCCGCCGGCTTCCGCGCCGAGGGGGGCGGcgcaggcggcggcggcggcggcggcggcggcggctttcTCTCCTCTCGGCCGCCGAGGAGCGGGTATTCTGCCGGAATTCAAGGGCCTGAGGATCGCAGCGCATCCTCTGAATGCAGCGGCCTCAACAAATCGGGCGTCGGGATCGAGGGTGGTTCGCCGGCGAGCCGTGGTTTGCGAGGCTCAGGAGACGACGATCCAAG TTCCAGATGTGACTAAAACTACATGGCAGTCACTTGTCATGGAGTGTGATATTCCAGTGCTTGTGGAGTTTTGGGCTTCATGGTGCGGACCCTGCCGAATGATTGATCCTGTGATTGGCAAACTGTCAAAGGCCTATGAAGGAAAGCTGAAATGCTACAAGCTCAACACTGATGAAAACCCTGACATAGCGACCCAGTATGGGATTCGAAGTATCCCGACTATGATGATATTTCAGAACGGTGAGAAGAAAGATGCAGTGATTGGGGCAGTTCCAGAAAGTACTTTAATTATGTGCATCGAGAAATTCATAGTGAGGTAA